CCGTTTGTGACCTCACCATCGTTGAATTTGACCGTAACCAGTCTTTCTCCCGCCTTTGGCTCGATTTTGGAATGATTGTATCCATCCCGATAGGCGTGTCCGTCAAAATCCTTCACGAAGAAGATGGCTTTCAGGTTATTGGTAACAATCTCCAGGCTCTTCGAACTCTTTTCCAGACCCAGTGGAATAAAATGAAAAGTGGAATTGGCCGGAGAAAAATCGCTGGTGGTCCCTTTGATTACTTCGCCTTTCTTGGTCTTTAAAACTATTTTGATCGGAGGCATTGTTGTTTGAAGAAGAAAAAGAACTGATCCACAATCGGACTGCAAACAATAAGAACCGCTACTATTTACTGTAAAAAACCAGAGGTGTACAGACTTTTTGCCCGGTGACCAGAAGAATCAGTATGATTGCCTGGCAAGAACTTCTCTCGGCCGGGAGCCATCGGCGGGGCCGACGACCCCTTCCTTTTCCATGGTCTCGATCATTCTGGCGGCCCGGTTATACCCGACCCGCAACCGTCTCTGGATCATGGAGATGGATGCCTGCCCCGTTTCGCAGACAATGGCCACGGCCTCGTCATATTTTTCATCGAATGCGTCATCGGCGAGATCATCATCGCCTGAACTTTCATCGGCAATCCGGACCACCGATTCTTCATAGGAGGCACCCCGCTGCTTCTTGATAAAGCTGACGATGTTCTCGATCTCCTTCTCGGAGATATAGGCCCCGTGAATTCTCTGCAGCCGGGCGCTGCCCGGGGGCAGGAACAGCATGTCGCCGGCGCCGAGCAGGTGCTCCGCGCCACTCGAATCAAGAATGGTTCGGGAGTCGATCTTGGATGACACCTTGAACGACATCCGGGTCGGGAAATTGGCCTTGATCAGCCCGGTGAGCACGTCCACCGAAGGCCTCTGGGTGGCGAGGATCAGATGCATCCCGGCCGCTCTGGCCATCTGGGCGAGTCTCGCCACGGAATCCTCGACCTCGCGGGAGGAAACCATCATCAGGTCGGCCAGCTCATCGATGATGATCACGATCAGCGGCAGGCGACCCTCCTCGGTAACCTCATTATAGCTGTGAATGCTCTTGACCCTCTTTTCCTCCATCAGCTGATATCGCCGCTCCATCTCCTTGACCGCCCATTGCAGGGCGCGGCTGGCCAGTTTGGGATCAACCACCACCGGATGGAGAAGGTGCGGGATT
The window above is part of the Pseudomonadota bacterium genome. Proteins encoded here:
- a CDS encoding zinc ribbon domain-containing protein, producing the protein MPPIKIVLKTKKGEVIKGTTSDFSPANSTFHFIPLGLEKSSKSLEIVTNNLKAIFFVKDFDGHAYRDGYNHSKIEPKAGERLVTVKFNDGEVTNGIVRGFHLNRPGFFMTPTDPKSNNERIYVILSDLDGLVIDGKELPVKEMRLLRNNCPACNAPLEFNWRYCPYDGTRLKS